Proteins encoded within one genomic window of Phototrophicus methaneseepsis:
- a CDS encoding cytochrome P450: protein MATIAPEAQETTATEKCPARDMRKTGFDTSTSEQPVVQTEDGIWHIYGYDEVRQVLRNDLAYQGGFRIEDLVNSTGGVLKNLPILYIDGPEHNRLRRETNKFFTPSITDREYREFMDEFADELIGNLKKRGRVNLSDLSMDMAVKVASQIVGLTNSVLPGFKGRLNAMLETGNLPEDAPKWKSMFLGQWNVLQFLLMDVLPAIRARRKNPQNDVISYLIDRDYSAFEILTECTVYGVAGMVTTREFIAVALWHLLENPHLAQRMRVGSQEERYAILHEILRLEPVVGKLQRRATEDLVIETEGQTVTIPKGSKLDLHVSVSNTDERVFGENSNAVCPMRPLSERKPKVAEFALSFGDGPHRCPGAFVAIQESDIFLRKLLAIDTLRIEREPDVTYSEIAKGYELRNFIVAVD, encoded by the coding sequence ATGGCAACCATCGCACCAGAAGCTCAAGAGACGACAGCCACAGAAAAATGCCCGGCCCGTGATATGCGTAAAACGGGTTTCGATACCAGCACCTCAGAACAGCCTGTTGTCCAGACGGAAGACGGCATCTGGCATATCTACGGCTATGACGAAGTGCGCCAGGTCTTGCGTAATGATTTGGCTTATCAGGGTGGCTTCCGTATAGAAGACCTCGTGAATAGCACCGGCGGCGTCCTCAAGAATCTGCCAATTCTCTATATTGATGGCCCTGAGCATAACCGCCTGCGCCGCGAGACGAATAAATTCTTCACGCCGTCCATCACAGACCGTGAATATCGTGAATTCATGGACGAATTCGCGGATGAGCTCATTGGCAACTTGAAGAAGCGCGGTCGTGTGAATCTGAGCGATCTCAGTATGGATATGGCCGTTAAAGTCGCTTCGCAGATCGTCGGCCTGACCAACAGCGTACTGCCTGGTTTTAAAGGTCGCCTGAATGCGATGTTGGAAACAGGCAACTTGCCAGAAGACGCCCCGAAATGGAAGTCCATGTTCCTGGGCCAATGGAATGTCCTTCAATTCCTACTGATGGACGTCTTGCCTGCGATCCGTGCTCGCCGCAAGAACCCACAGAATGACGTGATTTCTTATCTCATTGATCGTGATTACAGTGCTTTCGAGATTTTGACAGAATGCACCGTTTACGGTGTCGCGGGGATGGTTACAACGCGTGAGTTCATTGCGGTGGCGCTCTGGCATTTGCTGGAGAACCCCCATCTTGCCCAGCGGATGCGCGTTGGCAGCCAGGAAGAGCGCTACGCGATCCTGCACGAAATCCTCCGCCTGGAGCCTGTCGTCGGTAAATTACAACGCCGTGCGACGGAAGACCTCGTCATTGAGACGGAAGGCCAAACAGTGACGATCCCCAAAGGCAGCAAGTTGGATTTGCACGTCAGCGTCTCCAATACAGATGAGCGCGTCTTTGGCGAAAATTCAAACGCTGTTTGCCCGATGCGCCCGCTTTCGGAACGTAAGCCAAAGGTCGCTGAATTCGCGCTCAGCTTTGGCGATGGGCCGCATCGCTGCCCAGGTGCGTTTGTTGCCATCCAGGAGAGCGATATTTTCCTGCGTAAATTGCTGGCGATTGATACCCTGCGTATCGAGCGCGAGCCAGACGTTACCTACAGCGAAATTGCCAAGGGTTATGAATTGCGCAACTTCATCGTCGCCGTTGACTAG
- the gap gene encoding type I glyceraldehyde-3-phosphate dehydrogenase translates to MAKVAINGLGRIGRATLKTILEKTDLDLVAVNDIGSLDNLAYLLSHDTAYGRYNKSVETNENKLIIDGHEIAFLQERDPAQLPWADMGIDLVFECVGIFTTMEGASKHIEAGAKFVIISAPTKSADVPTIVHGVNTPDGSKRVISCASCTTNSITPVVEVLDRHIGIEKAMLTTVHAYTSTQELVDTPLQKDFRRGRAAAQNIIPTSTGAAIATTKALPQLEDKFDGIAIRVPVIVGSISDMVFVTKRDTTVEELNDIFRQEATSERYEGIMGITEEPLVSSDIIGESHASVVDLSMTRVVDGNLVKVMAWYDNEWSYTNQMVRQGVAALKDAGLIPA, encoded by the coding sequence ATGGCAAAAGTTGCGATTAATGGGCTGGGGCGCATCGGGCGCGCAACCCTGAAAACGATCCTCGAAAAAACCGACCTGGATCTCGTCGCCGTCAACGATATCGGCTCTCTGGATAACCTCGCATATCTACTCAGCCACGATACCGCTTATGGACGCTACAACAAATCCGTTGAGACAAACGAGAATAAGCTCATCATTGATGGGCACGAAATCGCCTTCTTACAGGAGCGCGATCCGGCCCAACTGCCCTGGGCAGATATGGGTATCGACCTTGTTTTTGAATGTGTGGGCATCTTCACCACGATGGAAGGCGCATCCAAACATATCGAAGCAGGGGCCAAGTTCGTCATCATCAGCGCACCCACCAAGAGCGCGGATGTCCCCACAATCGTGCATGGCGTCAATACGCCAGATGGCAGCAAACGCGTCATTAGCTGTGCAAGCTGCACCACCAACAGCATCACCCCGGTTGTAGAAGTGCTGGACCGCCACATCGGCATTGAAAAAGCGATGCTGACGACCGTTCACGCGTATACCTCCACACAGGAATTAGTCGACACACCGCTGCAAAAAGACTTCCGGCGTGGGCGTGCCGCCGCGCAGAATATCATCCCGACCAGCACAGGGGCAGCCATCGCAACCACCAAGGCCCTGCCGCAGTTGGAAGATAAATTCGATGGTATTGCAATCCGCGTGCCCGTCATCGTCGGTTCCATTTCGGACATGGTATTCGTCACCAAGCGCGATACCACCGTCGAAGAACTGAATGACATCTTCCGCCAGGAAGCCACAAGCGAACGCTATGAAGGCATCATGGGCATCACGGAAGAACCGCTCGTTTCCAGCGATATTATTGGCGAGTCGCATGCTAGCGTCGTCGACCTGAGCATGACGCGCGTTGTGGATGGCAACCTCGTTAAGGTCATGGCTTGGTACGATAACGAGTGGAGCTATACGAACCAGATGGTTCGTCAAGGTGTTGCCGCTTTGAAAGATGCGGGCCTCATCCCAGCGTAA
- a CDS encoding molybdopterin-dependent oxidoreductase: MEQIDQAHSKPRILTGALVGGLVMAPLMALLYLGDVFAGLPFLPFDLFDWISRTLPGPLITFGIDTMVDLIRALNIGELDETAKLAEQTIGLTTFLILGIIAGMILFAILRRRPQPTNVITGVIFGIVLVVPLLAISSLVNTTATASPIVGFIWSIVLFAGFGATINWVYNVLAAERAASPVVDTPAQASASALDRRQFLVRVGGASATLTVIGAGLGSFLSGGLAGLGSSGSSVPAFDPEEEILTGAGQPLPNADAAVTPAPGTRREYTPVEDHYRIDIASRPPVIEEESYTLPIHGLVENEVAWTLDEIRAMPSVEAFITMSCISNRVGGSLISTTKWTGVPMQHILEQVGPLPEAGALYIMGADGFDEYVDLELIREDERIILAYAFDDAPLPQQNGFPLRIHIPNHYGMKQPKWITDIEVVEQAGEGYWVRRGWSPTAIVKATSVIDTVAADAVYEQDGQSFVPIGGIAWAGDRTITKVEVSVDDGEWQEALLREPMSKRAWTIWRYDWPFQAGNHTFTVRCTEEDGDLQIMDEQPVRPDGATGLHSVSETLNQPA, from the coding sequence ATGGAACAAATAGATCAGGCACACAGTAAGCCGCGTATTTTGACAGGCGCACTGGTCGGTGGGCTGGTCATGGCCCCCTTGATGGCGCTCCTTTACCTGGGGGATGTCTTTGCAGGCTTACCCTTCCTCCCCTTCGACTTATTCGATTGGATTTCTCGCACCCTACCGGGACCGCTCATCACGTTTGGCATTGATACGATGGTCGATCTCATCCGAGCACTGAACATCGGCGAACTTGACGAGACAGCCAAATTAGCCGAGCAAACGATTGGTTTGACCACCTTCCTGATTTTGGGCATCATCGCAGGGATGATCTTATTCGCCATTTTACGCCGCCGCCCCCAGCCGACGAACGTCATCACGGGCGTCATCTTCGGCATCGTGCTGGTTGTGCCTTTATTGGCAATCAGCAGCCTGGTGAATACGACCGCGACGGCTTCGCCCATTGTCGGCTTCATCTGGTCGATTGTGCTGTTTGCTGGCTTCGGCGCGACGATCAACTGGGTTTATAACGTGCTCGCTGCGGAACGTGCAGCTTCGCCCGTTGTAGATACGCCAGCTCAGGCCAGTGCCAGCGCCCTGGACCGCCGCCAATTTCTGGTGCGCGTCGGGGGTGCCAGCGCCACGCTGACAGTCATTGGTGCCGGGTTAGGCTCCTTTTTGAGCGGCGGCCTTGCCGGGCTGGGCAGCAGTGGCAGCAGCGTCCCCGCCTTCGACCCAGAGGAGGAAATCCTCACAGGGGCAGGCCAGCCGCTGCCAAACGCAGACGCCGCTGTGACACCGGCCCCAGGTACGCGCCGCGAATACACGCCGGTTGAAGATCACTATCGCATTGATATTGCCAGTCGCCCGCCCGTCATCGAAGAAGAAAGCTACACGTTGCCGATTCATGGGTTGGTGGAAAATGAAGTCGCCTGGACGTTGGATGAAATCCGCGCCATGCCCTCTGTCGAAGCGTTCATCACCATGTCATGCATTTCTAACCGCGTGGGTGGCTCTTTGATCAGCACCACGAAATGGACAGGCGTACCCATGCAGCACATCCTGGAGCAAGTTGGCCCGCTGCCAGAAGCTGGCGCGCTGTATATCATGGGTGCGGATGGCTTCGATGAATATGTGGACCTGGAACTGATCCGCGAGGACGAGCGCATTATCCTGGCGTATGCCTTTGATGATGCGCCGCTGCCACAGCAAAATGGCTTCCCGCTGCGCATCCACATCCCCAATCACTACGGGATGAAGCAACCTAAGTGGATCACGGATATTGAAGTCGTGGAACAAGCAGGCGAAGGATACTGGGTGCGTCGTGGCTGGTCCCCAACCGCGATTGTGAAGGCCACCAGCGTCATTGATACGGTGGCCGCAGATGCGGTCTATGAGCAAGATGGGCAGTCCTTTGTCCCGATTGGCGGGATCGCCTGGGCGGGTGACCGCACCATCACGAAGGTTGAAGTCAGCGTCGATGACGGCGAATGGCAAGAAGCCCTCCTGCGCGAGCCGATGTCTAAGCGCGCATGGACCATCTGGCGGTATGATTGGCCTTTCCAGGCTGGCAACCATACCTTCACCGTGCGCTGCACAGAAGAAGATGGCGACTTGCAAATCATGGACGAACAACCTGTACGTCCTGATGGCGCGACGGGCCTACACTCCGTCAGCGAAACGCTCAATCAACCCGCATAA
- a CDS encoding glycoside hydrolase family 5 protein, whose protein sequence is MNRIHIDGPWFKDQHGRTLLLRGVNLGGSSKVPYTPNGATYLATDFFDHKNISFVGRPFPLEEADRHFERLKSWGLDLVRLLVPWEAIEHAGPGQYDEAYLDYLTAVVEKARDHGINLFIDPHQDVWSRFSGGDGAPGWTFDLIGMDITRFKGTGAAIAHQTYGDPFPQMIWSSNYNKLAAATMFSLFFGGNDFAPETQVNGVPIQDYLQAHYINAYKQVAERLKGMDHVLGFDTMNEPSPGFIGDPDIRTSDHQLRMGDVPTPYQTMLLGAGFSQSVAVYNLTLLGVLFRGTRVIPAEGYSVYCEGYQDVWQQNGVWDTDSRGLPHLLRPHHFGFRPDGNPAHFAQDYLRPFVNAFAHGIREIDPEATIFLEADPVLQHEPPMWTDDDIPNIVYVPHWYDGVLLFTKRYLPHVGFNAFISRPVIGKNNLTKSFAKQLGLHQLWAKNYLGNPPVLIGETGIPFDLDDNIGYKTGNFSLHVQAMDRTMRALEANLLHYTLWNYTSDNTNARGDLWNGEDLSIFSQDQQLDPSDINSGGRALEAVVRPYAKATAGEPLRISFDVNRVIFEYAFRHDSRVTEPTEFFIPRYHYPFGYHVDVSDGEYEKDLENQRLIYRHSGKDVPHFVRVRPLNPRHEPDENAFWRNRLMIVGAVVLALMALLSGRKKKDNA, encoded by the coding sequence ATGAATCGCATTCATATAGATGGCCCCTGGTTCAAAGACCAACATGGCCGCACGCTGCTGCTGCGCGGCGTGAACCTCGGCGGCAGCAGCAAAGTGCCCTATACGCCAAATGGCGCAACATACCTCGCAACAGATTTCTTCGATCATAAGAACATCAGCTTTGTAGGGCGTCCATTTCCCCTAGAAGAAGCCGACCGCCACTTCGAACGATTGAAGTCCTGGGGGCTAGATTTAGTCCGCTTATTGGTCCCGTGGGAAGCGATTGAACATGCTGGCCCCGGCCAGTATGACGAAGCTTACCTGGATTACCTGACGGCCGTGGTGGAAAAAGCGCGCGATCATGGTATCAACCTGTTTATCGATCCACATCAGGATGTATGGAGCCGCTTCAGTGGTGGCGACGGTGCACCGGGCTGGACCTTTGACCTTATCGGCATGGATATTACGCGTTTTAAAGGGACAGGCGCGGCTATCGCGCATCAGACCTACGGCGATCCGTTCCCACAGATGATATGGTCCAGTAATTACAACAAGCTGGCTGCTGCGACGATGTTCAGCCTATTCTTCGGTGGGAACGACTTCGCCCCGGAGACACAGGTTAACGGTGTGCCCATACAGGATTACTTGCAAGCACACTATATCAATGCCTATAAGCAGGTCGCTGAGCGCCTCAAGGGTATGGATCACGTCCTGGGCTTTGATACGATGAATGAGCCATCGCCCGGTTTCATTGGCGACCCGGACATCCGCACATCGGATCATCAACTGCGGATGGGCGATGTCCCCACGCCTTACCAGACGATGCTGCTTGGCGCGGGCTTTTCGCAGTCTGTCGCCGTCTATAACCTGACGCTGCTAGGCGTGCTGTTCCGTGGGACGCGCGTCATCCCGGCAGAGGGCTATTCTGTCTATTGCGAGGGCTATCAAGACGTCTGGCAGCAAAACGGCGTCTGGGATACGGATAGCAGGGGCCTGCCGCATCTGCTGCGACCGCATCACTTCGGCTTCAGGCCGGATGGTAACCCGGCACACTTTGCGCAGGATTATCTGCGGCCCTTTGTGAATGCCTTCGCGCATGGCATCCGCGAAATTGACCCCGAAGCGACAATCTTCCTTGAGGCAGACCCGGTTTTGCAGCATGAGCCGCCTATGTGGACGGACGACGACATCCCGAATATCGTCTATGTGCCTCATTGGTATGATGGGGTGCTGCTCTTTACCAAACGCTATTTACCCCACGTTGGCTTTAATGCATTCATCTCCCGGCCTGTGATCGGCAAGAACAACCTGACGAAATCGTTCGCCAAGCAGTTGGGCTTACATCAATTATGGGCGAAGAATTATCTGGGTAATCCGCCTGTACTGATCGGTGAAACGGGCATCCCCTTCGATCTTGATGATAATATCGGCTATAAGACCGGGAATTTTAGCTTACATGTGCAGGCGATGGACCGCACCATGCGCGCCCTGGAAGCAAATCTGCTGCATTACACGCTGTGGAACTACACCTCAGACAATACCAATGCACGCGGTGATCTGTGGAATGGCGAAGACCTCTCTATTTTCAGTCAAGATCAACAGCTTGACCCGTCGGACATCAACAGCGGCGGACGCGCTTTAGAAGCGGTAGTGCGTCCTTATGCGAAGGCCACGGCTGGCGAGCCGCTGCGCATCAGCTTTGATGTGAATCGTGTCATCTTTGAGTATGCCTTCCGGCATGATAGCCGTGTGACAGAACCAACCGAGTTCTTCATCCCACGCTATCATTATCCCTTTGGCTATCATGTTGATGTCAGCGATGGTGAGTATGAAAAAGACCTGGAGAACCAGCGTCTGATCTATCGCCATAGTGGTAAAGATGTCCCGCATTTCGTGCGCGTCCGGCCTTTGAATCCCCGTCATGAACCGGATGAAAATGCTTTCTGGCGGAATCGTCTGATGATCGTCGGGGCCGTGGTCCTGGCACTGATGGCGTTATTGAGCGGACGTAAAAAGAAGGACAACGCCTAG
- a CDS encoding HEAT repeat domain-containing protein yields the protein MYNNILARLKSSDKRVRMQAVTDLAHTEDPAVLKHLAYIYKSDEDADVRNAARKAGQYIRKKQQEEELTKQAPFTAPIEVNESYLGTGGDGPHYEMTEASASLGELTPVKKKNVPTVSVSSATEKRAQGLVDRAMEMSIAGNKTGAVTALRQAFKLNPNLAHDDYAVTLASDVLGLPKAAAAEELLFPGGEDKSKRGSDRKKINWITALADLTTYALVVTVLVFMASLAVVQILRDTQPSLEDFYISEIQKIAREAGARVVFTPELNDFLDNASEVDDVIEEISSAEIPVIFGFALASGFGGAVVLAIWFGMQHFVAVNFFNGLGTYRDLVHAVTPMVSIVTVLQALISGGFLYFTFSSESSFITDYLVEGGAALDETALMAQFGDMMPLVIVLSLLPLVISYWYSRLVGKVYEFGTGKGYTSTLISVVAISILAAGVGVLLTPLVEAWVTSLA from the coding sequence ATGTACAATAACATCTTAGCGAGGCTTAAGAGTAGCGATAAGCGCGTTCGTATGCAGGCTGTGACTGACCTTGCCCATACGGAAGACCCGGCTGTTCTCAAGCATCTTGCATATATCTACAAGAGTGATGAAGACGCCGACGTGCGCAATGCAGCACGCAAAGCGGGGCAGTACATTCGTAAAAAGCAGCAGGAAGAAGAGCTGACGAAGCAGGCGCCCTTCACTGCCCCGATTGAAGTCAACGAAAGTTACCTGGGAACAGGTGGCGATGGCCCTCATTATGAAATGACAGAAGCCTCTGCTTCTCTGGGGGAACTGACCCCTGTCAAGAAGAAGAATGTGCCAACTGTCTCTGTTTCCTCAGCGACTGAGAAACGCGCTCAGGGCCTTGTGGATCGTGCGATGGAAATGTCCATTGCAGGTAACAAGACAGGGGCTGTGACCGCGCTGCGACAGGCTTTTAAGCTGAACCCCAACCTTGCCCATGATGATTATGCTGTGACGCTGGCGAGTGATGTGCTGGGCCTGCCCAAAGCCGCTGCTGCTGAAGAATTGCTCTTTCCAGGTGGGGAAGATAAGTCAAAGCGAGGTAGCGACCGCAAGAAAATTAACTGGATTACAGCACTGGCAGACCTGACGACCTATGCCCTGGTGGTGACGGTGCTTGTCTTTATGGCTTCCTTGGCTGTCGTCCAGATATTGCGGGATACACAGCCCAGCCTTGAGGATTTTTATATCTCTGAAATCCAGAAAATTGCCCGCGAAGCAGGGGCACGCGTTGTCTTCACCCCAGAACTCAATGACTTTCTGGATAACGCGAGCGAAGTGGATGACGTGATCGAAGAGATTAGCTCTGCTGAGATTCCTGTCATCTTTGGCTTTGCCTTAGCAAGCGGATTTGGGGGCGCTGTTGTGCTGGCGATCTGGTTCGGTATGCAGCACTTCGTCGCGGTGAACTTTTTCAATGGCCTGGGCACCTACCGTGATTTAGTTCATGCCGTCACGCCGATGGTCTCTATTGTTACGGTTTTGCAGGCGCTTATCTCCGGTGGCTTCCTATACTTTACATTCAGCAGCGAGAGTAGTTTCATAACAGATTACCTGGTGGAAGGGGGCGCTGCGCTGGATGAAACAGCCCTCATGGCACAATTTGGCGACATGATGCCGCTTGTTATCGTCCTCTCGTTACTGCCGTTGGTGATTTCGTATTGGTATTCACGCCTTGTAGGCAAAGTCTACGAATTTGGGACGGGTAAAGGCTATACATCGACATTGATTAGCGTCGTTGCAATTTCGATTCTTGCGGCGGGCGTGGGTGTGTTGTTAACGCCCCTGGTAGAAGCCTGGGTGACGAGCCTCGCCTAG
- the thpR gene encoding RNA 2',3'-cyclic phosphodiesterase → MPRLFVALDLPQSDRDALASLQTGLPGARWSTPQQMHLTLHFLGECDLAPVKAALQNIHTEPFSLHLSGIGTFPPTGKARVLWAGVARSAPLVTLHRAVGDALRQVGYQPETRPFHPHITLARFNQPPARALLDSYLQAHQSFETASFPVNEYRLYQSDLQRHGAVYSVQGHFPL, encoded by the coding sequence ATGCCGCGTCTCTTCGTTGCATTGGACCTTCCTCAATCGGACCGGGATGCATTAGCCAGCTTACAGACGGGCTTACCCGGTGCGCGCTGGTCCACGCCACAGCAGATGCATCTGACGCTTCACTTCCTGGGGGAGTGTGACCTCGCACCCGTTAAGGCGGCCCTGCAAAATATCCACACGGAGCCGTTCTCGCTGCACCTTTCTGGCATTGGGACGTTCCCACCGACAGGCAAAGCGCGCGTCCTATGGGCAGGGGTTGCCCGCAGCGCGCCACTGGTGACCTTGCACCGGGCTGTAGGGGATGCTCTGCGGCAGGTCGGCTATCAGCCGGAGACGCGTCCCTTCCATCCACATATTACCCTGGCGCGCTTTAACCAACCGCCCGCCCGTGCCTTGCTGGATTCTTACTTGCAAGCGCATCAATCGTTTGAGACAGCCTCCTTCCCCGTCAATGAATACCGCCTCTATCAGAGTGACCTGCAAAGGCATGGCGCTGTTTATAGCGTGCAGGGTCATTTTCCTCTTTAA
- a CDS encoding thioredoxin-like domain-containing protein: protein MSRLFALMSVLLLGVIFVPALAQDATPDPRYVGEVPAPAFPDDVAWINVDAPLTIDGLHGKIILFDFWTYGCINCIHMIPVLEQIEEKYSEEVIIIGVHSAKFENEGETDNLRQIVQRYNLHHPVINDDQFEVWRSYGANAWPTFVIVDPRGNVVARQAGEVPFEAFDQYISTMIDYYDGLGTDEIDRTPLELALEGASDPGTALRFPGKVLADTENNRLFIADSNHHRIVVADLQSYEVLSVIGSGQRGYQDGETSTAQFNQPQGMAYYDGTLFVADVNNHVIRAVNLNDGTVRTLAGDGTMGRTIAAFDTVYNDPLEVAIRSPWDVAISPDGDTLYIAMAGTHQLWKMSLSGNTLQALVGSGREGQVSAALSTSELAQPSGLFLVDDLLYFADSESSTIRAADLVDDSVRVIAGTTDNNLFDFGDVDGEPGISRLQHALGVTGTDDGAEIYIADTYNSKIKLYDPAADTTMTLLGQSGNGGYRDGGPDVAQFDEPGGLDYADGKLYVADTNNHAIRVVDLETETVSTVTFPNPEALIIESNEVTVVGGNAAAGDVVQLEPQSVAAGEGELVLNLTLPEGYKINELTYSALELASDSDAVQFGQDETGIEETTVTVPVTYTDGEAIVSLEMNLFYCEQDNETVCLIERAAFELPVSVTDEGDSTLTIDRTVTLPENLGGDL, encoded by the coding sequence ATGTCGCGTTTATTTGCGCTTATGAGTGTTTTGCTACTTGGGGTTATCTTCGTGCCAGCCCTGGCCCAGGATGCAACCCCGGACCCACGTTACGTGGGCGAAGTCCCTGCCCCGGCCTTCCCAGATGACGTGGCATGGATCAATGTCGATGCGCCCCTGACCATTGATGGGCTACATGGCAAAATTATCCTGTTCGACTTCTGGACGTATGGCTGCATCAACTGTATTCATATGATCCCTGTGCTGGAGCAAATCGAAGAGAAATACAGCGAAGAAGTGATTATCATCGGCGTGCACAGCGCGAAGTTTGAGAACGAAGGCGAGACGGATAATCTACGCCAGATTGTGCAGCGCTATAATTTGCATCACCCCGTCATTAATGATGATCAATTTGAAGTTTGGCGCAGTTATGGGGCCAACGCGTGGCCGACCTTCGTCATTGTCGACCCACGCGGCAATGTCGTCGCACGGCAGGCGGGCGAAGTCCCTTTTGAGGCCTTCGACCAGTATATCAGCACAATGATCGACTATTATGACGGCCTGGGCACAGATGAAATTGACCGGACGCCGTTGGAATTGGCGTTGGAAGGGGCCAGTGACCCCGGTACAGCCTTACGTTTCCCTGGTAAAGTGCTGGCAGATACAGAAAATAACCGCCTCTTCATTGCAGATAGCAACCATCATCGCATCGTCGTCGCAGACCTGCAAAGCTACGAGGTGCTGAGCGTCATCGGCAGTGGGCAGCGCGGCTATCAGGATGGTGAAACCAGCACAGCACAATTTAATCAGCCACAGGGCATGGCCTATTACGATGGTACGCTCTTCGTCGCTGATGTGAACAATCACGTCATCCGTGCGGTAAACCTCAATGACGGGACTGTCCGGACGCTTGCAGGCGATGGCACCATGGGCCGCACCATTGCCGCCTTCGATACGGTCTATAATGACCCGCTTGAAGTCGCTATTCGCAGTCCGTGGGATGTCGCCATCAGCCCGGATGGCGATACACTCTACATCGCTATGGCTGGCACGCATCAGCTCTGGAAGATGAGCCTCTCCGGCAACACCTTACAGGCCCTCGTCGGCAGCGGGCGAGAAGGTCAGGTCAGCGCCGCCCTATCAACCAGCGAACTCGCCCAACCGAGCGGCCTATTCCTTGTCGATGATCTGCTCTATTTTGCAGATAGCGAGAGCAGCACAATCCGCGCAGCCGACCTTGTTGACGATAGTGTGCGCGTCATTGCAGGCACGACCGATAACAACTTGTTCGACTTTGGGGATGTCGATGGCGAACCAGGCATCAGCCGTTTACAGCATGCCCTGGGCGTCACGGGCACAGATGATGGCGCTGAAATCTATATTGCGGATACCTACAACAGCAAAATCAAGCTCTATGACCCCGCAGCCGATACGACCATGACGCTACTTGGGCAATCTGGCAACGGCGGCTATCGTGATGGCGGCCCGGATGTAGCCCAATTCGATGAACCGGGCGGCCTCGATTACGCCGATGGCAAACTGTACGTTGCAGATACCAATAACCATGCGATCCGCGTAGTTGACCTGGAAACAGAGACGGTCAGCACTGTGACCTTCCCCAATCCAGAAGCGCTCATCATCGAAAGCAATGAAGTTACCGTCGTGGGTGGTAATGCCGCCGCGGGGGATGTGGTGCAGTTAGAGCCTCAGAGCGTCGCAGCGGGTGAAGGCGAGCTTGTGCTCAACTTGACGCTGCCAGAAGGCTATAAGATCAACGAGCTAACGTACAGCGCCCTAGAGCTCGCCAGCGACAGCGACGCCGTCCAATTCGGGCAGGATGAAACCGGCATTGAAGAGACGACCGTCACTGTACCCGTCACCTATACCGATGGCGAAGCCATAGTCTCTCTAGAGATGAACCTCTTCTATTGTGAGCAGGATAATGAAACCGTCTGCTTGATCGAACGAGCGGCGTTCGAACTGCCTGTAAGCGTGACGGACGAAGGCGACAGCACCCTCACGATTGATCGCACAGTCACACTGCCGGAGAATCTCGGCGGCGATTTGTAG